Within the Deltaproteobacteria bacterium genome, the region CCGGGTCGTCCATCACCTGGCACCCGGGGAAGTTCGCGATCAGCTCCCGCGCCTTCTCCCGCGTGATCTTCCTCGCGAACTGCGCGTTGATCGAGATCGAGTGGGCGGTCAGGACCGGCACGCGCACCGTGGTGCAGGTGACGCGCAAGTCGGGGATCCCCATGATCTTGCGCCCCTCGTTGGTCATCTTCATCTCTTCCTTGGTGTAGCCGTTCTCCAGGAAGGCGTCGATGTGCGGGATGACGTTGAAGGCGATCTGGTGCTTGAACGCCGCCACCTCCAGCGACTCGCCCTTCGCAAACGCCTTCGTCTGCGCGATCAGCTCCGCCATCGCCTTGGCGCCGGCCCCCGAGGTGGCCTGGTATGAGGACGCCACGACCCGCGTCAGCGTGCCGAAGTCGTGCAGCGGCTTGAGCGGCATGATCGAGATGATCGTCGTGCAGTTCGGGTTGGCGATGATCCCGCGCTTCGTGTACATCCCGATCGCTTCCGGGTTGATCTCCGGCACCACCAGCGGGATGTCCGGCTCCATCCGGAACGCGGAGGAGTTGTCGACCACCACGGCGCCGGCCGCCCACGCCGCCGGGGCGAACTCCTTGCTCCGCGACGCGCCCGCCGAGAACAGGGCGATGTCGATCCCCTGGAAGGCGTCCTTGGAGAGAAGCTCCACGGGGAACTCCTGTCCGGCGAACTTGAGCTTCTTCCCCACCGACCGCTCGGATGCGAGGAGCCGGAGGTTCTTGATCGGGAATTTCCGCTCCGCGAGGATCTGCAGGAACACCTCACCCACCGCCCCGGTCGCACCGGCGACGGCCACGTTGAACCGCTTGCCGCTCATCGCGTCACCCCTTTGGACAATTTCCGGACGGCGTCCCGGACCCGCTCGCCCATCTCGGTCGTGCCGACCTTCTTCCCCTCGCCTTCGCGGAAGATGTCCCCGGTCCGGAATCCGTCGGCGAGGACCCGTGTGACCGCGCCCTCGATCCAGGCGGCCTCCCCGGGCATGTCAAACGAATATTTTAGCATCATCCCGACGGAAAGTATCGTGGCCAGCGGGTTGGCGACCCCCTTCCCCGCGATGTCGGGCGCGCTGCCGTGGATCGGCTCGAACAGCCCCACCTTGCCGCCGAGCGACGCGGAGGGGAGCATCCCGATCGAGCCGGTGATCATCGACGCCTCGTCGGTCAGGATGTCGCCGAACAGGTTCGTGGTCACGATGACGTCGAACTGGCGCGGGTTGCGGATGAGCTGCATCGCGCAGTTGTCCACGAGCATGTGGGAGAGCGCGACGTCCGGGTACTCCTTCGCCCCCACCTCGG harbors:
- a CDS encoding aspartate-semialdehyde dehydrogenase; translation: MSGKRFNVAVAGATGAVGEVFLQILAERKFPIKNLRLLASERSVGKKLKFAGQEFPVELLSKDAFQGIDIALFSAGASRSKEFAPAAWAAGAVVVDNSSAFRMEPDIPLVVPEINPEAIGMYTKRGIIANPNCTTIISIMPLKPLHDFGTLTRVVASSYQATSGAGAKAMAELIAQTKAFAKGESLEVAAFKHQIAFNVIPHIDAFLENGYTKEEMKMTNEGRKIMGIPDLRVTCTTVRVPVLTAHSISINAQFARKITREKARELIANFPGCQVMDDP